In Erythrobacter sp. F6033, a single genomic region encodes these proteins:
- a CDS encoding FecR domain-containing protein — protein sequence MTKSADHDSSIGFPSERDRLEDEAAEWFARLSGDQVSEGDYAAYRAWRDASAEHAYAYDRIAAIWDVAGEHADAPSILEMRVRALAEQPEASTSLRRYPMIALAASIAVVFIASAIMLTGGSPFSVTPSVSPGPTIAANEAGAPAQDAPSQPSAPISDTPETVDFRSGYSTKVGQMAQFTLPDGSVIELNTGSEVQVNYSAAERNLTLVRGEAVFTVSKDAQRPFIVAAGQNRVVALGTVFSVRKRDSEAQVTLIEGRVRVDRDGTVGSGKSTQLTPGEQLSILPDRPFAISKTELSQIASWREGRLVFEQTPLREVLDEFNRYSNEKHVLRDEELGSFLVSGTFRIKSSEHFAATLEAGFPVLVRARAGGTVLEVTSAQDSGS from the coding sequence ATGACGAAATCCGCCGACCATGACAGTTCAATAGGCTTTCCAAGCGAGCGTGATCGTTTGGAGGACGAAGCGGCTGAATGGTTCGCGCGGCTTTCTGGCGATCAGGTAAGCGAAGGTGATTATGCTGCTTACCGCGCTTGGCGCGACGCGTCGGCTGAACATGCCTACGCCTATGATCGCATCGCTGCGATTTGGGATGTTGCGGGTGAACATGCTGATGCGCCTTCAATACTGGAAATGCGCGTCCGGGCGCTAGCAGAACAACCCGAGGCGAGCACAAGCTTGCGGCGATACCCCATGATCGCTCTCGCGGCGTCCATTGCCGTGGTATTCATAGCCAGCGCCATCATGCTAACAGGCGGTTCGCCATTTTCTGTTACACCGAGCGTCTCACCGGGCCCGACTATTGCCGCCAATGAAGCTGGCGCCCCAGCACAAGATGCACCGAGTCAGCCAAGCGCGCCAATCAGCGACACGCCGGAAACAGTCGATTTTCGTTCTGGCTATTCGACCAAGGTCGGGCAGATGGCGCAATTCACACTGCCAGATGGCTCGGTGATTGAGCTTAACACGGGCTCAGAGGTGCAGGTCAATTACTCGGCCGCTGAGCGCAACCTCACACTGGTGCGCGGAGAGGCTGTATTCACTGTGTCCAAAGATGCGCAGCGCCCGTTCATTGTGGCAGCGGGTCAGAACCGGGTCGTTGCTCTTGGTACAGTGTTTTCCGTTCGCAAGCGCGACAGCGAGGCGCAAGTAACTTTGATCGAAGGACGAGTTCGAGTTGATCGAGACGGAACCGTAGGAAGCGGAAAGAGCACGCAGCTGACGCCCGGCGAACAGCTTAGTATTCTTCCCGATCGACCATTTGCGATCAGCAAGACAGAGCTTTCCCAAATCGCCAGCTGGCGCGAGGGGCGGCTCGTTTTTGAGCAAACTCCGCTTCGCGAGGTTCTCGATGAGTTCAACCGTTATTCGAACGAGAAACATGTGCTGCGCGATGAGGAACTAGGTAGCTTTTTGGTGAGTGGAACCTTCCGCATCAAGTCGAGCGAGCATTTTGCTGCAACTCTGGAAGCAGGCTTCCCGGTTTTGGTCAGGGCTCGCGCAGGAGGAACGGTTCTCGAGGTGACCTCCGCGCAAGATTCGGGCTCCTAA
- a CDS encoding RNA polymerase sigma factor — MTNTPSIDPGLDTREAFVARYVGPLRSYFAKRVNRFEDVDDLVQELFGRLWASASDKVIENPDGYIFQAAANLLKERYRKRGTRDAAMADLPFFHSESEEITPERILQGRNELQQLEKALAELPSRTRTVFLLHRFEGFKYREIAERIGVSVSSVEKHIAAAARHITQRLDRK; from the coding sequence GTGACGAACACGCCCTCAATTGATCCGGGTTTGGACACTCGAGAGGCCTTTGTTGCGCGCTACGTAGGGCCGTTGCGCTCCTATTTTGCCAAACGAGTAAACCGCTTCGAAGACGTCGATGATCTTGTTCAGGAATTGTTTGGGAGGCTGTGGGCCTCAGCCAGTGACAAGGTTATCGAGAACCCGGATGGGTATATTTTTCAAGCCGCAGCAAACCTCCTGAAAGAGCGTTATCGCAAGCGCGGCACGCGCGATGCAGCGATGGCAGATTTGCCCTTTTTTCATTCCGAAAGTGAGGAAATCACGCCCGAGCGCATCTTGCAGGGGCGAAACGAACTCCAACAGTTGGAGAAAGCACTAGCAGAGCTGCCGTCCCGTACTCGAACCGTGTTCCTGCTGCACCGGTTTGAAGGCTTCAAGTATCGGGAAATCGCGGAGCGTATTGGCGTATCGGTCAGCTCGGTTGAAAAACATATCGCAGCCGCTGCGCGGCATATCACTCAACGGTTAGATCGGAAGTAA
- a CDS encoding helix-turn-helix domain-containing protein encodes MTFPDLFDEFRTAVLPGGASDPTLSNLESVARYTSAREGDAPFNGIGVDQIVFIAGGSTKLVAHVSQGREQVVAFHFRGDLVSVPASAAHAYTLCALEDCELVFFPADDFLQIAQQEPHLVITILERTLRSLARSREKSVALGRKTAEERLASFLVTMAERIGWSRDGAVELDLIMSRRDIGDSLGLTIETVSRQLSELRNACLIETSGRSRFRLLDLPSLHRRAGHLELAG; translated from the coding sequence ATGACCTTTCCCGACCTTTTCGACGAGTTTCGCACGGCAGTCTTGCCTGGTGGCGCTTCCGACCCAACGCTTTCGAACCTAGAATCGGTCGCGCGCTATACCAGTGCGCGCGAAGGCGATGCTCCGTTCAACGGGATCGGTGTTGATCAGATTGTCTTCATTGCTGGCGGCAGCACCAAACTGGTCGCCCATGTTTCACAAGGTAGAGAGCAAGTGGTCGCGTTCCACTTTAGAGGCGATCTGGTTTCAGTGCCGGCAAGCGCCGCCCACGCATACACTCTTTGCGCGTTGGAGGACTGTGAATTGGTCTTCTTCCCAGCGGACGACTTTTTGCAAATCGCGCAGCAAGAGCCGCATCTGGTCATTACTATTCTCGAGAGAACTTTGCGTTCGCTCGCTCGAAGCCGTGAAAAATCCGTGGCGCTGGGGCGCAAGACAGCGGAAGAGCGGTTGGCGAGTTTTCTTGTCACGATGGCGGAACGTATCGGTTGGAGCCGTGATGGAGCCGTGGAGCTTGATCTGATCATGTCCCGCCGCGACATCGGTGACAGCCTTGGCCTAACAATCGAAACGGTTAGCCGTCAGCTCAGCGAACTGCGCAATGCTTGCCTTATTGAAACGAGTGGCCGTTCTCGTTTCCGCTTGCTTGACTTGCCAAGCCTGCACCGAAGGGCCGGTCACCTTGAGTTGGCCGGATAA
- a CDS encoding OmpW family outer membrane protein, with protein MKYLLASACAAIALASSPAVAQDESGDVQIKLVATGVLPDSAIDQVNVDLVGLPAGTDTTANDNYVPTVAVEYFFSDSFSIETIAGTTQHDVDAVSGFAPGTELVSDALLLPATVTAKVHFKTGGVKPYIGAGASYFIWLDVDPGAAVIPLGVTETTLSDEFGFVLQAGVDVPVGDDGFGVTFDAKRYFIGTTARWFAGNTLVIETDHNLDPWVLSAGASYRF; from the coding sequence ATGAAATATCTTCTCGCCTCAGCTTGCGCGGCAATCGCGCTTGCTTCTTCTCCGGCCGTCGCACAGGACGAAAGCGGGGATGTCCAAATCAAACTGGTCGCGACAGGAGTTCTGCCCGACAGCGCGATTGATCAGGTCAATGTTGATTTGGTCGGCCTGCCTGCTGGCACTGATACCACCGCCAATGACAATTATGTGCCCACTGTGGCCGTAGAGTATTTCTTCTCGGATAGTTTCTCGATTGAAACGATCGCAGGCACAACGCAGCACGATGTCGATGCGGTATCGGGATTTGCGCCAGGCACTGAGCTGGTTTCAGACGCGTTGCTCTTGCCTGCAACTGTCACTGCCAAAGTGCATTTCAAAACCGGCGGCGTGAAGCCCTATATCGGGGCTGGCGCGTCCTATTTCATTTGGCTTGATGTGGACCCAGGTGCAGCTGTCATTCCATTGGGCGTCACGGAGACGACGCTCTCGGATGAATTCGGTTTTGTCCTACAAGCAGGCGTGGATGTGCCTGTTGGAGATGATGGTTTTGGCGTCACATTCGATGCCAAGCGGTACTTCATCGGGACAACGGCGCGCTGGTTTGCTGGCAATACGCTTGTGATCGAAACAGACCACAATCTCGATCCGTGGGTTCTGAGCGCGGGTGCAAGCTATCGGTTCTAA
- a CDS encoding TonB-dependent receptor → MIRTKLAIAALVTGCSLAAISTAATAQEAASSEARSYNIPAQSLQGALNSFAEASGSDLLYASDLVSGKQSSALVGNFTAAQALRQLLSGTGLTAAEVSANVYSLKAQGTATAGDASASPVSGVVTSAATGTALPSAQVEVVGTDLRTTTDQRGFFYFPEVAGTAFELRVTYLGQPAAVFPIPAGAFERARVSIAFGGEQTSDIVVVGYLSSIQKALNQQKNADNASTVVSSDLLGGFPAETVSEALRRVPGVAFGRDDDTGEGSRITVRGFGSEAINVQLNGLDLQGTGFERTIDLSGFLTDNISQITIHKSLLPSHESTGSGGLVEIETKSALDYGDFAFNFAIEGETNFDRKFGEEFQASGTFTKKITPNFAVSVTGQYRNTERLNYNASILDELPTVFPAGVTSDSRIPVDAVFPFDPEVQQQLVRSVNYVRRDREEESILGSINLAWDVASHTRLRLDFQRNVNNQTRVQSRASVNFFPTTVSMPIEELDGEVRSRRVLRSFAPTGGFETRDSEGQFDTISFRGDTDLDRWSFKYKLGYSRARTKGSGSSISLGTNQDLDFIGFVDPATIVINPDDDAAMTPRVVDGVFVEAANGLPIPSLSDAGITRIFDPSQYYILSAFTNEFDNPTEAYIAELKTRYSPKVDFLEYIEIGGKYDARTRRTSDDTTNPLNTRNTSYTGIFSNRIFLSDFGVDFFAEDLGLIGASGTEIPFLRGSDSDSIFAQLPGFTADDPSTPDFNELGFTFTDRTVLDPLADGASALAPTAVTEDELAAYLETKIVLGNFSLIAGGRYEREKRSGTNLTFPSILPGPGFAAEPAATFIAVGLYDFTDISGTVETFTPSFLASWRPSQNIVARLGYFRSTVHPDVRLLSRNTLFQANYRAGFEAVTIREANPDLQPTKTDNFDLDVAYYFTDSPGLIRGSLFYKKTTNNFTNVSFDSVPGDNVLERFLDYLAPLADTRPDLLAVPAGADLLINRPINGEGGTIWGAEFEVIRRLNFLPGFLSDFGVLANVTYTESDYPTLITVRNLEGSLEPQSFDRPLADQAQWSYNLSLDYAKDGFEGRVIYSGQSASAVTFDEFNRNVVSPAYSTLDLRLSYNLDIFGGLWTVFVEGDDLLRDAQSADIRSTVSSQFGDGDASFNFPQNYQFNGGRTITAGIRARF, encoded by the coding sequence ATGATCCGCACGAAACTGGCAATTGCAGCTTTGGTTACTGGTTGCAGCCTAGCAGCAATCTCAACCGCGGCGACGGCGCAAGAAGCGGCAAGCAGCGAGGCCCGGTCGTACAATATCCCCGCTCAATCATTACAGGGCGCACTCAACTCTTTTGCCGAAGCCTCAGGCTCGGATCTGCTCTATGCGTCCGATCTCGTTTCTGGAAAGCAATCATCTGCGCTGGTGGGCAATTTCACCGCCGCACAGGCGCTGCGCCAATTGCTGAGCGGAACCGGATTAACGGCGGCAGAAGTCTCAGCGAATGTTTACTCGCTCAAAGCGCAAGGGACAGCAACTGCCGGAGACGCCAGCGCATCACCGGTTAGCGGCGTCGTAACAAGCGCTGCCACAGGAACCGCGCTTCCCAGCGCGCAGGTCGAAGTGGTCGGTACGGATTTGCGCACGACTACGGATCAACGCGGCTTTTTCTATTTCCCAGAAGTCGCTGGCACCGCTTTCGAATTGCGGGTGACCTATCTGGGTCAGCCAGCGGCGGTTTTTCCTATTCCTGCTGGCGCATTTGAGCGGGCCCGTGTGAGCATCGCTTTTGGCGGCGAGCAGACCAGCGATATTGTTGTGGTCGGCTATCTCAGCAGTATTCAGAAGGCTCTAAATCAGCAAAAAAACGCAGATAACGCCTCGACTGTTGTATCGTCTGATTTGCTTGGCGGCTTCCCTGCAGAAACAGTCTCCGAAGCGCTGCGCCGTGTACCTGGCGTGGCATTTGGCCGGGACGACGACACAGGCGAGGGATCGCGGATTACAGTGCGTGGCTTCGGTTCAGAAGCGATCAATGTCCAGCTCAACGGGTTAGACCTTCAAGGGACCGGCTTTGAGCGCACAATCGACCTAAGCGGTTTCCTGACTGACAATATTTCCCAAATTACAATCCACAAATCTTTGCTACCCAGCCATGAATCAACCGGGTCTGGCGGGCTGGTTGAGATCGAGACGAAGTCGGCGCTGGATTACGGTGATTTTGCATTCAATTTTGCGATCGAAGGGGAAACCAACTTTGATCGCAAATTTGGCGAAGAGTTTCAGGCGAGCGGCACATTCACCAAAAAGATCACCCCCAATTTCGCGGTCTCAGTCACCGGCCAATATCGCAACACCGAACGGCTGAACTACAATGCATCTATTCTGGATGAGTTGCCCACTGTCTTTCCCGCTGGCGTGACTTCGGACTCGCGCATTCCGGTGGATGCCGTGTTCCCATTCGATCCCGAAGTCCAACAGCAGCTTGTACGCTCAGTCAATTATGTGCGCCGAGATCGCGAGGAAGAGAGCATTTTGGGCTCGATCAACCTAGCGTGGGATGTCGCAAGTCATACTCGGCTGCGTCTTGATTTCCAGCGCAATGTGAACAACCAAACTCGCGTGCAATCGCGGGCATCGGTAAATTTCTTCCCGACCACAGTAAGCATGCCAATCGAAGAGCTGGATGGGGAGGTTCGCAGTCGTAGAGTTCTGAGGTCTTTCGCGCCGACGGGCGGTTTTGAAACACGCGACAGCGAAGGCCAATTTGATACGATCAGTTTCCGCGGAGACACTGATCTCGACCGTTGGTCATTCAAATACAAACTCGGCTATTCTCGGGCGCGCACAAAAGGCAGTGGCTCGTCCATATCGCTTGGTACGAACCAAGACCTCGATTTCATCGGCTTCGTCGATCCGGCCACGATTGTGATAAACCCGGATGATGATGCGGCTATGACGCCGCGTGTGGTTGATGGCGTTTTTGTTGAGGCTGCCAATGGCCTGCCTATCCCCTCGCTAAGCGACGCGGGGATCACGCGAATATTTGACCCGTCACAATATTATATATTGAGCGCATTCACGAATGAGTTCGACAATCCGACGGAAGCCTACATTGCTGAACTAAAAACCCGTTATAGCCCCAAGGTCGACTTTCTCGAATATATCGAAATCGGGGGTAAATATGACGCACGCACACGCCGTACATCAGACGATACAACCAACCCATTAAACACAAGAAACACGAGCTATACAGGCATTTTTAGCAACCGGATTTTCTTGTCAGACTTTGGAGTGGATTTCTTTGCTGAGGACCTTGGTCTGATCGGCGCATCTGGAACTGAGATTCCATTCCTGCGCGGCAGTGATTCAGACAGCATATTCGCTCAGCTGCCCGGGTTTACGGCAGACGATCCATCAACGCCTGACTTTAATGAACTTGGGTTCACTTTTACAGATCGTACTGTTTTGGACCCGTTGGCTGACGGCGCTAGTGCGCTCGCTCCTACAGCAGTAACCGAAGACGAACTGGCTGCTTATCTTGAGACAAAAATTGTTCTCGGCAATTTCTCGCTGATTGCAGGTGGTCGTTACGAACGTGAAAAGCGCAGCGGCACCAATTTGACTTTCCCTTCAATCCTTCCCGGCCCAGGCTTCGCAGCCGAACCTGCTGCGACCTTCATCGCTGTCGGGCTGTATGATTTCACCGACATTAGCGGTACTGTCGAGACGTTCACCCCGAGCTTTCTTGCAAGCTGGCGCCCATCCCAGAACATTGTCGCGCGGCTGGGTTATTTCCGTTCGACGGTTCACCCTGATGTTCGCTTATTGAGTCGAAACACACTCTTTCAAGCAAATTACAGAGCAGGATTTGAGGCCGTTACGATCCGGGAAGCGAACCCTGATCTACAACCAACAAAAACCGACAATTTCGATCTTGATGTCGCCTACTATTTTACGGACTCACCGGGTCTTATTCGCGGCAGTCTTTTCTACAAAAAGACAACAAACAATTTCACCAATGTCAGTTTTGATTCAGTGCCAGGCGACAATGTTTTGGAGCGCTTTCTGGATTATCTTGCACCGTTGGCCGATACGCGGCCAGATCTTTTGGCGGTCCCGGCTGGCGCTGATCTCTTGATAAACCGGCCGATCAATGGCGAAGGCGGAACAATCTGGGGAGCGGAGTTTGAAGTGATCCGCAGACTCAATTTTCTGCCCGGCTTTCTGAGTGATTTCGGTGTTTTGGCCAATGTCACCTATACCGAATCTGACTATCCAACCTTGATCACGGTTCGAAATCTGGAAGGTTCGTTGGAGCCGCAGTCTTTCGATCGGCCTCTGGCTGATCAAGCGCAGTGGTCGTACAATTTGTCGTTGGACTATGCCAAGGACGGGTTTGAAGGACGGGTCATTTACTCTGGGCAATCAGCGAGCGCTGTGACGTTTGATGAGTTCAACCGCAATGTCGTCTCACCAGCCTACTCTACTTTAGATCTGAGGCTATCTTACAATCTCGACATTTTTGGCGGCCTATGGACAGTATTCGTCGAAGGCGATGATCTCCTGCGTGATGCCCAATCGGCGGACATCCGTTCGACTGTCAGTTCTCAATTTGGGGATGGTGACGCCTCTTTCAATTTCCCTCAAAACTACCAGTTCAATGGCGGTCGTACGATCACAGCGGGCATTCGCGCGCGGTTCTGA
- a CDS encoding DUF2189 domain-containing protein has translation MADIGSNSPVPFKVAGDLTISDLRAALAAGWSDFLAMPQYGLFFGAIFAFAGIALAYATIVLGEVSWLIPAAAGFPLLAPFLAVGLYEVSRRREYGIAVDWPAVLGAIRGRGHDQILSMGVLIFVGFGFWVIIAHLIFSVFLVEAGAGSESLEFLITPMGLAMLAVGSLIGGVIALVFYAVTVISLPMLVDREVDFLTAIFASLRAVSNNSMALLIWAVFIAIIMALAIALAFLGLLIVVPVLGHATWHLYRRTIASTHPSTGQVV, from the coding sequence ATGGCAGATATAGGAAGCAATTCTCCTGTCCCGTTCAAGGTCGCAGGCGATCTAACGATTTCAGATCTGCGTGCGGCCTTGGCTGCCGGATGGAGCGACTTTCTTGCCATGCCGCAATATGGCTTGTTCTTTGGCGCGATTTTCGCGTTTGCCGGGATCGCCCTCGCTTACGCTACTATTGTGCTTGGGGAGGTCTCTTGGCTCATCCCTGCGGCGGCCGGCTTCCCCTTGTTGGCTCCATTCCTAGCAGTGGGTCTTTACGAGGTCAGTCGCAGGCGCGAATACGGGATTGCAGTGGATTGGCCCGCAGTTCTGGGCGCGATCAGAGGCCGCGGGCACGATCAAATATTGAGCATGGGTGTGCTCATATTCGTGGGCTTCGGCTTTTGGGTGATCATCGCTCACCTTATTTTTTCGGTCTTCCTTGTGGAGGCCGGAGCAGGTTCGGAATCTCTTGAATTCCTGATCACGCCAATGGGTCTCGCAATGCTCGCGGTTGGCAGCTTGATTGGCGGTGTAATCGCTCTCGTGTTCTACGCCGTGACAGTGATCAGCCTGCCGATGTTGGTTGATCGCGAAGTTGATTTCCTTACCGCGATCTTTGCCAGCCTTAGGGCTGTCAGCAATAACAGCATGGCCTTGCTCATTTGGGCCGTGTTCATCGCGATCATCATGGCCTTGGCAATTGCACTGGCATTTCTTGGCCTATTGATAGTGGTCCCCGTGCTGGGTCATGCCACTTGGCATTTGTATCGAAGGACAATTGCCTCAACCCATCCATCAACCGGGCAGGTAGTTTGA